The Coccidioides posadasii str. Silveira chromosome 3, complete sequence genome contains a region encoding:
- the SPN4 gene encoding Septin spn4 (EggNog:ENOG410PGZ3~COG:D~BUSCO:7544at33183): MAPTSETATPIGIANLPNQRHKIVAKRGAAFTIMVAGESGLGKTTFINTLFSTTIKNYADHKRRHQKQIDKTVEIEITKAELEEKFFKVRLTVIDTPGFGDYVNNRDSWMPIIEFLDDQHESYMLQEQQPRRTDKIDLRVHACLYFIRPTGHTLKPLDIEVMKRLSSRVNLIPVVAKADTLTPSDLARFKQRIQAVIEAQGIKIYQPPVEEDDEQAAQHARSLMAAMPFAVIGSEKDVKAADGHIVKGRQYSWGVAEVENEEHCDFKKLRSILIRTHMLDLIHTTEEQHYEAYRAQQMETRKFGEARPRKLDNPKFKEEEETLRKRFTEQVKIEEQRFRQWEQKLIAERDRLNKDLESTHAAIKQLEQELEQMQGSAVRSHGRR, translated from the exons ATGGCGCCCACGTCTGAGACCGCGACCCCTATTGGGATTGCCAAC CTCCCAAACCAGCG ACACAAGATCGTTGCAAAGCGAGGGGCAGCTTTTACTATTATG GTTGCTGGAGAGTCAGGCTTGGGAAAGACGACGTTCATTAACACTCTTTTCTCAACCACGATCAAAAACTACGCCGATCACAAACGCCGACATCAGAAGCAGATTGATAAAACTGTCGAAATCGAAATTACAAAGGCCGAGCTGGAAGAGAAATTCTTTAAAG TCCGGCTAACCGTTATTGATACGCCTGGCTTCGGTGACTATGTCAACAACCGCGATTCATGGATGCCAATTATCGAATTCCTTGACGACCAGCATGAATCCTACATGCTGCAGGAACAGCAGCCCCGCCGTACTGACAAGATCGATCTCAGAGTGCATGCTTGCTTGTACTTCATCCGCCCCACGGGACACACGCTGAAGCCCCTCGATATTGAAGTGATGAAGCGTCTCAGCTCACGGGTTAACTTGATCCCAGTAGTTGCCAAAGCAGATACTTTGACTCCCTCTGATCTCGCACGTTTCAAGCAGCGG ATTCAAGCCGTGATCGAAGCCCAGGGTATTAAGATCTACCAACCACCCGTGGAAGAGGATGACGAACAAGCCGCCCAGCACGCTCGGAGTCTGATGGCTGCTATGCCGTTCGCCGTTATCGGCTCAGAAAAGGATGTGAAAGCTGCTGATGGCCACATCGTCAAGGGCCGTCAATATTCTTGGGGTGTTGCGGAGGTTGAAAACGAGGAACATTGCGATTTTAAGAAGCTTCGCTCTATCCTTATCCGAACACACATGTTGGACCTAATTCACACCACAGAGGAACAACATTACGAGGCCTACCGTGCACAGCAAATGGAGACGAGAAAGTTCGGAGAAGCTCGACCAAGAAAATTGGACAATCCCAAATtcaaggaagaggaagagactCTGCGAAAGCGATTCACAGAGCAAGTCAAGATAGAAGAGCAGAGATTCCGACAATGGGAACAGAAGCTCATCGCGGAAAGAGATCGTTTGAACAAGGATTTGGAAAGTACCCATGCAGC TATCAAGCAGCTGGAACAAGAACTCGAGCAAATGCAGGGCTCTGCAGTTCGCAGCCACGGTCGTCGTTAA
- a CDS encoding uncharacterized protein (EggNog:ENOG410PREK~COG:O~TransMembrane:1 (o592-612i)~BUSCO:2590at33183) encodes MSTRSAHGEFDGDAGGHEEGLGSGFSEEEEYEKIMAYPEDLDYYSLLALPRDPPPTEAQIRSAYRTLTLSLHPDKQPPHLREIATKHFDRIRQAHDTLIDPQKRVVYDMVGEEGVKHEWGVGGMLGRGGEAERKQIGIKTMDVEQFRRWFLRSMKLRELKYVDQLVQSKGTVSIKVNAHGLAMRMVDPSIAPDAPLARMSSMALGFNFKTPFAPMQWLRQLSSRGDDDQAEEENEDVPLPNEHDAELEIHVGVGGKLAPVKHFITLMDPETQEKETKEVTIPHVLMGEKISLGATLRQQIHIPVQKSPALSALMFPLLGDSVVEIGTSLFPSPAFQTSLTRRIQPIKGTRPLDFTVQGLFSDMSMKSAPTINTTISRGLGARGLTYCNLSTGKLSWPSFIQGIFSSLPSGDNEQPFAPGNASKFEIGYVALPVKRVQDKFGGADDDDEGAGGDLGENGADRSSHEPLETWGFQLHSSPFSMQLSMNYARSFFGGKLEEPHRSEWNYEGYHPRKRTTTSRAVRLEVTTTVDVDLSFGWMVSGSRQVSNFTRMGLGVGVQGGKGLVCSLTWYRLGQSIKIPIALCPLEHLDGDVSVLAVMIPWIAYSIVEFGFLRPRQRRRQKLALARERKRLKALVSKRKAESIQAINLMREQVQRRQAREADRNGLVILEAQYGYVSAHSGRRRNSSADDFYKLIDVTIPVAALVDQGQLAIPSQVIKSKILGFYDPAPLLPKVLKIRYLFAGEEHAVEVNDTESVTIPMRSHML; translated from the exons ATGTCGACCAGAAGCGCCCACGGAGAATTTGATGGAGACGCCGGGGGCCACGAAGAGGGCTTGGGCTCTGGATTCTCGGAAGAGGAGGAATATGAGAAAATAATGGCCTACCCAGAAGATCTGGATTACTACAGTCTGCTCGCTCTGCCTCGCGACCCTCCTCCAACGGAGGCACAGATCCGGTCAGCCTATCGAACGCTAACGCTCAGCTTGCACCCGGACAAACAGCCTCCCCATCTGCGTGAAATAGCGACGAAGCACTTCGATAGAATCCGACAAGCGCATGACACACTGATTGACCCACAGAAGCGTGTCGTTTATGACATGGTGGGAGAGGAGGGCGTGAAGCATGAATGGGGTGTTGGTGGCATGTTGGGAAGGGGAGGAGAGGCTGAAAGGAAGCAAATTGGCATCAAAACTATGGACGTAGAGCAATTTCGGCGATGGTTTTTAAGATCGATGAAACTCCGAGAACTGAAGTACGTTGACCAACTGGTACAATCGAAG GGAACCGTTTCTATCAAAGTTAATGCACATGGCTTAGCCATGAGAATGGTCGATCCATCAATTGCACCAGATGCACCGTTAGCTCGGATGTCGTCCATGGCTCTGGGGTTCAACTTCAAAACGCCATTTGCCCCCATGCAATGGCTCCGCCAGCTCAGTAGCCGTGGCGATGATGATCAAGCAGAGGAAGAAAACGAGGATGTCCCCCTTCCAAATGAGCATGATGCCGAACTGGAGATTCATGTGGGTGTAGGTGGAAAGCTTGCACCTGTAAAGCACTTCATTACGCTCATGGACCCAGAGAcccaagaaaaagaaacaaaggaA GTGACGATACCACACGTTCTTATGGGTGAAAAAATCTCTCTCGGCGCCACTTTGCGCCAACAAATCCACATACCAGTTCAGAAAAGTCCTGCTCTGTCGGCATTGATGTTTCCTCTCCTGGGAGATTCCGTAGTTGAAATCGGTACTTCACTGTTCCCGTCGCCAGCATTCCAAACGAGTTTAACGAGACGTATACAGCCTATCAAGGGCACAAGACCTTTAGATTTTACGGTTCAAGGCCTTTTCTCAGATATGAGCATGAAAAGTGCTCCGACAATAAATACCACCATTTCGCGGGGACTAGGGGCCCGTGGTCTTACATATTGCAACCTATCGACCGGAAAACTATCTTGGCCTTCCTTCATTCAAGGAATTTTCTCATCCTTACCCTCAGGCGATAATGAACAGCCATTTGCACCGGGAAATGCTAGCAAGTTCGAAATAGGATATGTTGCTCTGCCGGTAAAACGCGTGCAAGACAAATTTGGTGGAGCcgacgatgatgacgaaGGTGCTGGCGGTGACTTAGGTGAGAATGGGGCTGATAGATCCTCCCATGAGCCTCTTGAAACATGGGGTTTCCAGCTCCATTCCTCCCCATTCTCCATGCAGCTGTCCATGAATTATGCGAGAAGTTTCTTTGGTGGAAAACTCGAAGAGCCTCACCGGTCCGAATGGAATTATGAAGGGTATCACCCACGAAAGCGAACCACAACAAGTCGAGCGGTGCGTTTGGAAGTTACCACAACTGTTGATGTAGACCTATCATTTGGTTGGATGGTCTCTGGGTCGCGTCAGGTGTCCAATTTCACCCGTATGGGGCTAGGGGTTGGCGTACAAGGTGGGAAGGGCTTAGTCTGCTCTTTGACGTGGTACAGACTAGGCCAGTCGATCAAAATTCCCATTGCATTATGTCCACTGGAGCATCTGGATGGCGATGTCAGTGTCCTCGCCGTCATGATACCGTGGATAGCTTATTCAATCGTTGAATTTGGCTTTTTGCGTCCGAGGCAGCGACGAAGGCAGAAGTTAGCCCTCGCAAGGGAGCGTAAACGATTAAAGGCCTTGGtctcaaaaagaaaagcagaaAGTATTCAAGCTATCAATCTAATGCGTGAGCAGGTTCAGCGGAGACAAGCGCGGGAGGCTGACAGGAATGGGCTCGTTATCCTCGAGGCACAGTACGGATATGTGTCTGCGCATTCCGGGCGCAGACGTAATAGCAGTGCTGATGACTTTTATAAACTGATCGATGTTACGATTCCTGTTGCAGCGCTTGTTGACCAGGGCCAATTGGCGATTCCTAGCCAAGTCATTAAG TCAAAAATATTAGGCTTTTACGACCCTGCCCCATTGCTCCCAAAGGTCCTTAAAATACGATATCTGTTCGCTGGAGAAGAGCACGCTGTGGAAGTGAACGATACAGAAAGCGTAACGATCCCCATGCGGTCGCATATGCTTTAA
- a CDS encoding uncharacterized protein (TransMembrane:2 (i21-49o61-86i)) — MFVIHKQLISHSERKYTFTTLFWSGEGQIGGLGIAVFCLPVIAMAPLLFNDNVDVASMAGTWLGTLFAGIGFIALFSQLRAVAFSLMRSRKFLMERSAGDWAVLVPLKNMPRQGLVERVAPSFQGWLQRAYLTDMTISMTWDYRQGGGTSGWSNLFAHAGIKPQDLIAYGGPDAKIYPAVSGDLGPGDPPRLADMIFEEGKVSYGLTRNEFTALLIICGFRIADFSTSGLTYSTGLLGTMALADGEPFVQLARFDPHDGCRHITKDLARYVNELPIQRCIDYALGVLRTPERGDHHHIVIASGILPADDDLSGGLRIWTSLPSAAQINMIKYTMEQFVSISGADFLKYSVETAADIDYERKTMEKVNPGFSLSKEKAHQIMLIAHALAALQPWGLLPVLPPYVVQAFRPLIDPFVGAGADNVAFLQDRMCEMKLQPLMGWDTIEQQATALSQIGDIKTDFFSCSNSPCRQYFKAMNMVFDAHMLQIADVRSLLAAKAALLLLDGEPVSENFVQNMTAHLSHSQSLGKVPDWAVHVYAAYLWGWLNDSIPMDFDYSSKFNRRIFLE, encoded by the coding sequence ATGTTTGTTATTCACAAACAGTTGATCTCTCACTCTGAACGAAAATATACGTTCACCACCCTCTTTTGGAGCGGGGAAGGACAGATAGGTGGGCTGGGAATCGCCGTGTTTTGCTTGCCCGTAATTGCCATGGCGCCCCTTCTCTTTAACGATAATGTCGATGTTGCATCCATGGCTGGGACTTGGCTCGGGACGTTGTTCGCTGGAATCGGCTTCATAGCCCTATTTTCTCAGCTACGAGCTGTCGCATTCAGCTTGATGAGATCAAGGAAGTTTCTGATGGAGAGATCTGCCGGAGACTGGGCGGTTCTCGTTCCACTAAAAAATATGCCCCGACAGGGATTGGTCGAACGTGTTGCTCCATCTTTTCAAGGGTGGCTGCAAAGAGCGTATCTCACAGATATGACTATCTCAATGACTTGGGATTATAGGCAAGGCGGCGGAACCAGCGGATGGAGCAACCTCTTTGCACACGCTGGTATCAAACCGCAGGACCTGATTGCTTACGGTGGGCCTGATGCAAAGATTTACCCTGCTGTCAGCGGCGATCTCGGTCCCGGTGATCCTCCTCGACTCGCCGACATGATATTTGAAGAGGGGAAGGTCAGCTACGGGCTTACTCGGAACGAATTTACAGCTTTACTCATTATATGTGGATTTCGCATCGCTGACTTCTCTACCTCGGGGCTAACTTACTCCACTGGACTTCTCGGCACCATGGCTCTCGCGGACGGAGAACCGTTCGTACAACTCGCCCGTTTCGACCCACATGACGGATGCAGGCATATTACCAAAGACCTCGCACGCTATGTAAACGAGCTGCCGATTCAGAGATGCATTGATTACGCGTTGGGTGTGCTGCGAACGCCAGAACGTGGAGACCATCATCACATCGTTATTGCTTCGGGAATATTACCGGCGGATGACGACCTGTCCGGTGGCCTCCGCATCTGGACAAGTTTACCTTCTGCTGCTCAAATCAATATGATCAAATATACCATGGAGCAATTCGTCTCCATCTCAGGTGCAGACTTCCTAAAGTACTCGGTTGAAACAGCAGCTGACATCGACTATGAACGGAAGACAATGGAAAAGGTCAATCCAGGGTTTTCCCTAAGTAAAGAGAAAGCCCATCAGATCATGCTCATTGCACATGCACTGGCTGCATTGCAACCATGGGGTTTACTCCCTGTTTTGCCACCTTACGTTGTCCAAGCCTTCAGACCACTCATTGATCCGTTTGTTGGCGCGGGCGCAGACAACGTGGCATTTCTCCAGGATCGCATGTGTGAAATGAAACTGCAACCGCTCATGGGCTGGGATACCATCGAGCAACAGGCAACAGCACTTTCTCAGATTGGAGACATCAAGACTGACTTCTTTTCATGTTCAAACAGTCCTTGCCGCCAGTATTTTAAAGCCATGAACATGGTTTTTGATGCGCACATGCTCCAGATTGCAGATGTGAGAAGCCTACTGGCAGCCAAAGCCGCGTTACTCCTTCTGGATGGCGAGCCAGTGTCAGAAAATTTTGTTCAGAATATGACAGCACATTTAAGCCACAGTCAGTCGTTGGGGAAGGTCCCAGATTGGGCTGTTCATGTGTATGCAGCTTATCTATGGGGATGGCTTAATGATTCTATACCAATGGACTTTGATTATTCTTCAAAGTTCAATAGACGAATCTTCTTGGAATAG
- a CDS encoding uncharacterized protein (EggNog:ENOG410Q5AX): MPQFYQYGFVEPNRRTADPPNIPSEPILYQYIPAGQRPADPPAPTPPRNDAPAPATIHMTQQIYTTGSIGGQQQAQVQFVPPAQQTYQSPAPMAPAAQAHPGAVPWQGATRAEIDAQNIAIAKATGATRPQSLVPYKPAEGQQWWCREVDGTYTLRTTNDIMENLQPGKWIYSSTGFPYFVRQPAPA, translated from the exons ATGCCTCAGTTTTATCAATATGGGTTCGTTGAACCGAATCGCCGAACTGCAGACCCCCCGAATATTCCAAGTGAACCCATCCTCTATCAATATATTCCCGCTGGACAGAGGCCAGCCGATCCACCGGCACCAACACCTCCAAGAAATGATGCCCCTGCTCCTGCAACAATCCACATGACGCAGCAGATTTATACCACAGGCTCTATT GGAGGGCAACAGCAAGCCCAGGTCCAGTTCGTCCCTCCGGCCCAGCAAACCTACCAGTCACCGGCTCCTATGGCCCCTGCTGCTCAGGCCCATCCCGGAGCTGTCCCTTGGCAGGGAGCCACCCGAGCCGAGATAGACGCGCAAAACATTGCTATTGCAAAAGCCACCGGTGCCACACGACCTCAAAGCCTAGTCCCATACAAGCCAGCTGAGGGTCAACAGTGGTGGTGCCGCGAAGTGGACGGCACTTATACTCTTCGCACCACTAACGATATCATGGAGAATCTCCAGCCAGGAAAATGGATCTATTCCTCCACTGGGTTCCCGTACTTCGTTCGGCAGCCTGCTCCCGCCTAA
- a CDS encoding uncharacterized protein (EggNog:ENOG410PGWJ~COG:A~BUSCO:1391at33183) — protein sequence MKTDFKFSNLLGTVYRKGNLLFTPDGTCLLSPVGNKVSVFDLVHNKSYTLPFSHRSNIARIDLSPNGKLLLSVDEQGKAILTNFPRRLTIYHFSFKSPVSALSFSPSGRHFVVGVGRRVQIWRTPSTPGTGASGELEFAPFVLYRDLAGHFDVVQNIRWSGDSRFFLTASKDLTARIWSLDPEEGFEPTTLAGHREGVIDAWFSDDQESIYTVSKDGALFRWQYGDKPGEPESTLESPNLHWRITKKDYFMQQNAKLTCSAFHPKTNLLVVGFSNGIFALYELPEFNQLHLLSVSQSNIDYVTVNNSGEWLAFGSAKLGQLLVWEWQSESYILKQQGHLNSMNSLVYSPDGQKIITAADDGKIKVWDINSGFCVVTFTEHTAAVTACEFTKRGNVLFTASLDGSVRAWDLIRYRNFRTFTAPSRQQFSSLAVDPSGEVVCAGSLDSFDIHVWSVQTGQLLDRLAGHEGPVSSLSFAADGSHLVSGSWDRTVRLWNIFARSQTSEPLQLQSDLLCVAFRPDGQQVAASTLDGQLTFWSVKDAIQQAGIDGRRDISGGRKITDRRTAANAAGTKTFTTITYSADGSCLLAAGNSKYICLYDVGTGSLVKKFTVSVNTSIDGTMEFLNSKNMTEAGPRALIDETGEASDLEDRIDRTLPGAKRGDAGARNTRPEIRVTSARFSPTGRSFCASSTEGLLVYSLDTDLVFDPFDLDISITPDSIIATVAAAKSASSTSSTTDPSESSFLKALIMSFRLNESSLIRTVYESIPPRDIPHIVRSLPTVYITRLLRFVANAADETPHLEFNLLWIRALLSIHGRYIKDNSGSFATELRAVQRAVDGIRDDLKRVVDKNMYALDYLLEGPAISTSNSADALQRTTNGARNAGDGDDVVTMDDVGEGSDGEGEWMGIED from the exons ATGAAGACAGATTTCAAG TTTTCCAATCTTCTGGGTACCGTCTATCGCAAAGGAAACCTCCTCTTCACGCCGGATGGGACATGCTTGCTCTCCCCTGTAGGGAACAAAGTCTCTGTTTTTGATCTGGTGCA CAATAAATCCTATACCCTTCCATTCTCCCACCGGTCCAATATCGCCCGCATTGACCTTTCACCCAATGGCAAACTTCTACTTTCGGTAGACGAGCAAGGGAAGGCTATCTTGACCAATTTCCCCCGCCGGTTAACTATCTATCATTTCTCCTTCAAATCTCCCGTTTCAGCTCTCTCCTTTTCACCGTCCGGGCGCCATTTTGTGGTTGGTGTTGGCAGAAGAGTTCAGATATGGCGCACCCCTTCTACGCCGGGCACAGGAGCCAGCGGTGAATTGGAATTCGCGCCGTTTGTGCTATACAGAGACTTGGCAGGCCATTTTGATGTCGTTCAAAATATACGCTGGTCGGGCGATTCGAGGTTCTTCTTGACTGCGTCCAAAGATTTGACCGCCAGAATATGGAGTCTGGATCCAGAAGAAGGCTTTGAGCCCACTACATTAGCTGGTCACCGCGAGGGAGTAATAGACGCGTGGTTCTCGGACGATCAGGAATCC ATTTACACCGTTAGCAAAGATGGCGCTTTGTTTAGATGGCAATACGGAGATAAACCGGGCGAGCCTGAATCTACATTGGAGAGTCCAAACCTTCACTGGAGGATAACGAAGAAGGATTATTTCATGCAGCAAAACGCAAAGTTGACCTGTTCAGCCTTCCACCCAAAAACGAATCTTTTAGTGGTAGGCTTTTCGAATGGAATCTTTGCTCTTTACGAACTGCCGGAATTCAACCAACTACATCTCCTCAG CGTTTCTCAAAGCAACATCGACTATGTGACTGTGAACAATTCTGGCGAATGGCTAGCCTTCGGTTCAGCCAAACTGGGCCAACTTTTGGTCTGGGAGTGGCAATCGGAGTCCTATATTTTGAAGCAACAGGGCCACCTGAACTCCATGAATTCTTTGGTCTATTCTCCTGATGGTCAAAAGATCATTACCGCCGCAGATGATGGGAAGATCAAAGTGTGGGACATCAATTCAGGGTTTTGCGTGGTTACGTTTACCGAACACACGGCTGCTGTAACTGCATGCGAGTTCACAAAACGAGGAAATGTCCTGTTTACTGCATCCTTAGATGGCTCTGTCAGAGCATGGGATCTTATCCGATATCGAAATTTCAGAACTTTTACCGCTCCTTCCAGGCAACAGTTTTCATCTCTTGCTGTGGATCCAAGCGGAGAAGTAGTCTGCGCTGGCTCTTTAGATTCGTTTGACATCCATGTTTGGTCTGTGCAAACGGGGCAGCTTCTTGATCGACTAGCGGGTCATGAAGGACCAGTGTCATCTCTCTCGTTTGCGGCAGATGGAAGTCATTTAGTGAGCGGTAGCTGGGATCGTACAGTGCGATTATGGAATATTTTCGCACGGAGCCAAACCAGTGAGCCCTTGCAATTACAGTCAGATCTACTATGTGTGGCTTTTAGGCCCGATGGACAACAAGTCGCGGCCTCCACTCTTGATGGGCAATTGACATTCTGGTCCGTCAAAGATGCTATTCAACAAGCAGGTATCGATGGCCGGCGGGACATCTCCGGTGGTCGCAAGATAACGGATCGCCGCACAGCGGCAAACGCGGCTGGCACGAAAACTTTTACAACAATAACCTACAGTGCAGATGGGTCATGCTTACTCGCCGCCGGGAACAGCAAATATATTTGCTTATACGATGTTGGAACAGGCTCTCTAGTTAAGAAATTTACAGTATCAGTTAATACCTCGATTGATGGCACGATGGAGTTCCTCAATAGCAAGAACATGACTGAAGCTGGACCACGAGCCCTTATTGACGAAACGGGGGAAGCGTCTGATCTCGAAGACCGAATCGACCGGACTCTTCCCGGTGCTAAACGCGGAGACGCAGGGGCTCGCAACACACGACCTGAGATTCGCGTAACATCTGCGAGATTCTCCCCGACTGGCCGGTCTTTCTGTGCCTCATCCACCGAAGGCCTACTAGTCTATAGCCTTGACACAGACTTGGTCTTCGATCCCTTCGATCTTGACATTTCTATCACTCCAGATAGCATCATCGCCACTGTCGCAGCGGCAAAGTCCGCTTCATCGACATCATCTACCACAGACCCTTCAGAATCTTCTTTCCTTAAAGCACTAATAATGTCCTTCCGCCTTAACGAATCTTCCCTTATCCGCACCGTCTACGAATCCATCCCGCCACGCGACATCCCCCACATCGTCCGCTCTCTACCCACCGTCTACATAACCCGCCTACTTCGCTTTGTGGCTAACGCTGCCGACGAAACGCCCCATTTAGAGTTCAACTTGCTTTGGATACGTGCCTTACTAAGTATACATGGTCGATATATCAAGGATAACTCTGGCTCATTCGCTACAGAACTAAGAGCAGTACAAAGGGCTGTTGATGGGATCAGGGATGATTTGAAGAGGGTGGTTGACAAGAATATGTATGCCTTGGATTATTTGTTGGAGGGTCCGGCTATCTCTACTTCTAATTCCGCGGACGCTTTGCAGAGGACAACAAACGGTGCTAGAAACGCAGGGGATGGCGATGATGTCGTCACAATGGATGATGTCGGTGAGGGTAGTGACGGCGAGGGTGAATGGATGGGAATAGAGGATTGA
- the PRP45 gene encoding mRNA splicing protein (EggNog:ENOG410PGB0~COG:A,B~BUSCO:5849at33183), whose translation MTSIAEGLFKSLPKPKYTGEHERPPPHAQPRGPRVVGAGSVDESQLILKQTGPPSYGKRAGWRPRAAEDFGDGGAFPEIPVAQYPLDMGRKGVSSRSNALTIQVDAEGKVKYDAIARQGHDENRIVHASFKDLIPLRQRADLGEISLDRPSKEQVQDQMEKTKAALEKLVSGAVAAQKPKNVKGGKRSEPTYVRYTPANQMGDTSRKNDRIMKIVEKQIDPMEPPKFKHKKIPRGPPSPPPPIMHSPPRKLTAEDQEAWRIPPPVSNWKNPKGYTVPLDKRLAADGRGLQDVAINDKFAQFAEALFTADRHAREEVKQRAQMQQKLAEKEKAKKEEHLRQLAQKAREARAAATSGRRESRARSVSGSRSPSPYSSRSASPSEDEEAARERERMRRERRQEAERQLRQSRMGAERRIQMMAREQNRDISERIALGLAKPTQSSETMYDSRLFNQTSGFDSGFNEDNPYDKPLFAAQNVINSIYRPRAQAEEEYDEEAGGAEMDKISRSNRFEVLGRAKEGFKGAAEAEARDGPVEFEKDTADPFGIDGMIAEVTGGGSGAGQKRYGIQEAEDSSARGLKRARVSDDDSDDERRKR comes from the exons ATGACGTCGATTGCTGAGGGTCTTTTCAAATCGCTACCAAAGCCAAAATACACAGGTGAACATGAAAGACCGCCGCCCCATGCCCAGCCCCGGGGCCCGCGAGTCGTCGGAGCAGGTTCCGTTGATGAGTCGCAGTTGATACTAAAG CAAACTGGCCCTCCATCATACGGCAAACGCGCAGGATGGCGACCACGAGCAGCGGAGGACTTTGGAGACGGCGGTGCATTCCCCGAAATCCCAGTTGCGCAGTATCCTCTCGATATGGGTCGAAAAGGCGTCTCGTCCAGATCTAATGCCCTGACAATCCAAGTCGATGCCGAAGGCAAGGTTAAATACGATGCTATTGCTCGACAGGGGCATGACGAGAATCGTATCGTGCACGCGTCGTTTAAGGATCTTATTCCACTCCGCCAGCGAGCTGATTTAGGCGAGATATCACTAGACCGTCCCTCGAAGGAACAAGTCCAGGACCAGATGGAGAAAACAAAGGCCGCCCTAGAGAAGCTTGTATCTGGAGCTGTCGCTGCGCAGAAACCGAAAAATGTCAAAGGTGGAAAGAGGAGTGAGCCTACGTATGTTCGATACACGCCGGCAAATCAGATGGGAGATACAAGCAGGAAAAACGACAGAATCATGAAGATCGTGGAGAAGCAGATTGATCCGATGGAACCTCCAAAGTTCAAGCACAAAAAGATTCCCCGTGGCCCGCCATCGCCACCTCCACCGATCATGCATTCTCCTCCGAGGAAGCTTACTGCTGAAGATCAAGAGGCATGGAGAATTCCGCCTCCAGTTTCTAATTGGAAGAACCCGAAAGGATACACTGTTCCGTTGGATAAACGATTGGCTGCTGATGGTCGCGGATTACAAGATGTTGCAATTAATGACAAATTTGCTCAGTTTGCCGAAGCTCTATTTACAGCTGATCGTCACGCAAGAGAAGAAGTGAAACAGAGAGCTCAAATGCAGCAGAAATTGgcggagaaagaaaaggcgaagaaagaagagcacCTGCGGCAGTTGGCTCAGAAAGCAAGGGAGGCAAGGGCTGCGGCAACAAGTGGTCGACGCGAATCCCGTGCACGGTCAGTTAGTGGTAGTCGCAGTCCGTCTCCCTATTCATCACGGTCGGCGAGCCCAagcgaagatgaagaagcgGCCCGGGAACGAGAACGAATGCGCCGCGAACGAAGACAGGAAGCGGAACGGCAACTGCGCCAATCTCGTATGGGTGCTGAGCGGCGAATACAGATGATGGCTAGAGAGCAAAATCGTGATATTTCCGAAAGAATCGCCTTGGGCCTGGCCAAGCCGACTCAAAGCTCGGAAACCATGTATGACTCGCGACTGTTTAATCAAACTAGTGGATTCGATTCGGGATTCAACGAAGATAATCCGTACGACAAGCCACTTTTCGCGGCTCAGAACGTCATCAACAGTATCTATAGACCGCGTGCTCAGGCCGAAGAGGAGTACGATGAAGAAGCAGGTGGAGCTGAAATGGATAAAATTAGCCGAAGTAATCGCTTTGAAGTGCTGGGGCGAGCGAAAGAGGGATTTAAAGGTGCTGCTGAAGCAGAG GCCCGAGATGGACCTGTTGAGTTTGAAAAGGATACAGCGGATCCTTTCGGCATTGATGGAATGATTGCTGAAGTTACTGGCGGAGGATCCGGGGCAGGCCAGAAGCGATATGGAATCCAAGAAGCGGAAGATTCGAGCGCGCGTGGTCTGAAAAGAGCAAGGGTTAGCGATGACGATAGTGACGACGAACgaagaaaaagataa